The following coding sequences are from one Lipingzhangella halophila window:
- the drmB gene encoding DUF1998 domain-containing protein, whose translation MTAQAEANGKYLRRVGAVRPSHLMFTGGVGALVDLPNFSVLVRGLDDWNYTNTVHRQEQITEPRLLAAVARQHRRVTSMWPAPWLDGIDSDPNGEAARVGVPVEPFPAWLRCTACNELAALDSRIFAFKNDKARAPHEARFLHEGCTVKKGRDKPLAVAARFLLACTVGHLDDFPYAHFVHYGADCPKATHPRLQMEDRGGNIGANVAIKCVNCGEQRNMRDALGARGQENLPRCRGRHPHLGTFEENGCTARPTVLVVGASNQWFAQTLSVLAVPPTGASELESKVEEHWDLLQKIQAPLLAFARDTHPQMREFAKWGDDELLDTIEKIKARKADDGDAENDDTDLRKPEWDVFSAPEAPEPTADFALRRDPDGVPEPLRGIFSDVVQAERLREVRALTAFTRLDAPDPDDPDLVARAPLARSEATWVPASEVRGEGVFLRVGEDLLRDWEERVRDTTALGLHRDAYRQFRMNRYSDRLPGGFDPMRHWPGERYIALHTLSHLLIRAIAVECGYSAASLSERIYAGDADDPRGGILIYTAVPDAEGTLGGLVSQAEPERLVGLVRRALGDAMRCSSDPLCAERLPQPHADFLHGAACHVCLFVSETTCERGNRFLDRRFVVPIDDPQLALYRELL comes from the coding sequence ATGACCGCCCAGGCCGAGGCCAACGGGAAGTACCTGCGCCGGGTCGGCGCGGTGCGCCCTAGCCACCTGATGTTCACCGGTGGCGTGGGCGCGCTGGTGGATTTGCCGAACTTCTCGGTTCTGGTGCGCGGGCTGGACGACTGGAACTACACCAACACCGTCCATCGCCAGGAGCAGATCACCGAGCCGCGACTGCTGGCGGCCGTGGCCAGGCAGCACCGGCGCGTGACATCGATGTGGCCGGCGCCGTGGCTGGACGGCATCGACTCCGACCCCAACGGCGAGGCGGCGCGGGTGGGTGTTCCGGTCGAGCCGTTCCCGGCATGGTTGCGCTGTACCGCCTGCAACGAGCTGGCGGCGTTGGACTCGCGGATCTTTGCGTTCAAGAACGACAAGGCGCGGGCGCCGCACGAGGCGCGGTTCCTGCACGAGGGGTGCACGGTCAAGAAGGGCAGGGACAAGCCGCTGGCCGTGGCCGCGCGGTTCCTGCTGGCGTGCACCGTCGGGCACCTGGACGACTTCCCCTACGCGCACTTCGTGCACTACGGCGCGGACTGCCCCAAGGCCACTCATCCGCGGCTGCAGATGGAGGACCGCGGTGGCAACATCGGCGCCAACGTCGCCATCAAATGCGTCAACTGCGGCGAGCAGCGCAACATGCGCGACGCCCTGGGCGCGCGCGGCCAGGAGAACCTGCCCCGATGCCGGGGGCGCCACCCTCACTTGGGCACCTTCGAGGAGAACGGGTGCACGGCCCGGCCCACGGTGCTGGTGGTGGGCGCATCCAACCAGTGGTTCGCTCAGACGCTGTCGGTGTTGGCGGTGCCACCGACCGGCGCGAGCGAACTGGAGAGCAAGGTCGAGGAGCACTGGGACCTTCTCCAGAAGATCCAGGCGCCGCTGCTAGCCTTCGCCCGCGACACGCACCCGCAGATGCGCGAGTTCGCCAAATGGGGCGACGACGAGCTGCTGGATACGATCGAGAAGATCAAGGCGCGCAAGGCCGACGACGGCGACGCCGAGAACGACGACACCGACTTGCGCAAACCCGAGTGGGACGTGTTCTCCGCGCCCGAGGCGCCCGAGCCCACCGCTGACTTCGCGCTGCGGCGCGATCCGGACGGTGTGCCCGAGCCGCTGCGCGGGATCTTCAGCGACGTGGTGCAGGCCGAGCGGCTGCGCGAGGTGCGGGCGCTGACCGCGTTCACCCGGTTGGACGCGCCCGACCCCGACGACCCCGATCTGGTCGCCCGTGCGCCGCTGGCGCGCTCGGAGGCCACGTGGGTGCCGGCCAGCGAGGTGCGCGGCGAGGGCGTGTTCCTGCGGGTGGGTGAGGACCTACTGCGCGACTGGGAGGAGCGGGTGCGGGACACGACGGCGCTGGGGCTGCACCGCGACGCCTACCGGCAGTTCCGGATGAACCGCTACTCCGACCGGTTGCCGGGCGGGTTCGACCCGATGCGGCACTGGCCCGGCGAACGCTATATCGCACTGCACACCCTCTCGCACCTGCTGATCCGGGCGATCGCGGTCGAGTGCGGCTACAGCGCGGCGAGCCTGTCCGAGCGGATCTACGCCGGCGACGCGGACGACCCGCGCGGCGGCATCCTGATCTACACGGCGGTGCCCGACGCGGAGGGGACGCTGGGCGGGCTGGTGTCCCAGGCCGAGCCGGAGCGGCTTGTCGGGCTGGTGCGGCGGGCGCTGGGGGACGCGATGCGCTGCTCGTCGGACCCGCTGTGCGCGGAGCGGCTGCCCCAGCCGCACGCCGACTTCCTGCACGGGGCGGCCTGCCACGTGTGCCTGTTCGTCTCCGAGACAACCTGCGAGCG